The Sporomusaceae bacterium genomic sequence CTCCACCGAGAACTGGAAACGGCCGGCGGAGGAAGTCGATCTGCTCATGAACCTCTTTTCCGATTATCTCGACAACGAGATCGACGAACTGAACGAAAACGGCATCCGGGTTCGTTTCAGCGGCAAGATAGAGGAGCTGTCGCCCGGTCTCAGGTCCAAGATCGACCGGGCGGAAGGCATGACCGCCGCGAACGCCGGTCTGGTGCTCAACATCGCCGTGAACTACGGCGGGCGGGCCGAGATAACCCGCGCGGTGCAGCTTATCGCCGCGCAGGTGGCCGCCGGCAAACTCAAGCCGGAAGATATAAGCGACGAGACCATCGGCCGGCACCTCTATACGGCCGGCATGCCCGACCTCGATCTGCTCATCCGGCCGGCCGGCGACCAGCGGATAAGTAATTTTCTCCTCTGGCAGGCTGCGTACGCCGAGTTCTGGTTTACCGATATCAACTGGCCCGATTTCCGGCCCGAACACCTAATCGCCGCCGTAGCCGATTTTCAGCGGCGCGACCGGCGGTTCGGCGGGCTGACCAAGTAGGTGTATTGATGCTTATCCATAGGGTTATAACGGCCGTAATCGGCATAATCGTCGCCATTTATGTCGTAAACTACGGGCAGTGGGTGTTTGCCGCCGCCGCCCTCGTCCTTACGATGCTCGCCTGGCACGAGTTCGCGGCAATGGCGCGCTGCCGCCAGGTCAATACGGCTTACTGGCTTGGCATGGCCGGCATCGCTCTTATCTGGGGCACGGCCTGGCTGGGCAACGCGCGCGAGACGGTGGCGGTGGTGCTGCTGATCGCGTTTGTCGTAATGGCAAGAATGGTCATCGATCCTGAACGCTTCGACCTGCAGGAGGCGGCTGTCACCATCGCCGGCGTCGTGTATGTCGGCCTGGCGTTCGCCCATCTGGTGCTGCTGCGGTTTACCGACCAATCGCTGCTGATGGCGACAAAATTCGGCCCGCTGTCGGCCGGCGCTGTCTATCTGTGGCTGGCGTTCGTCGGCACCTGGTCGGCCGACACCTTCGCCTACTTCGTCGGCAAGAATTTCGGCCACCGTAAGCTGGCGCCGAAGGTCAGCCCGGGCAAGACGTGGGAGGGCACTATCGGCGGCGTGGCCGGCAGCGTCATCGGCGTGACCGCCATGGGCGCCGCCTGCGCTCTGCCTCTCGGCCACAGCGCCGCCATCGGCCTGCTGGTCGGCATCGTCGCCCCGGTGGGCGACCTTGTGGAGTCGTCGATGAAAAGGTTCTGCGGCGTCAAGGATTCCGGCAAGCTGCTGCCGGGCCACGGAGGGGTGCTGGACCGCTTCGACAGCGTGATGTTCGCCGCTCCGGCCGTTTACTACTATCTACAGCTATTCATCGTGCGCTGACGCGCCGCAAGGAGAATATCATGCTCAAGCGCATCGCGATTTTAGGCTCGACAGGCTCGATCGGCACGCAGGCCCTCGAGGTTGCGGCCGCCCATCCCGACCGCTTCAGGGTTGTCGCCCTGGCGGCCCACCACAACGACAAACTGCTTGCCGAACAGCTGGAAAGGTTCCGGCCGGCTCTGGCGGTGCTCGCCGACGGCGAGGCCGCCGACCGGCTGCGCAGCCGCTACAGCGGACCGGCGAGAATAATGACCGGCGAGGAGGGACTGACCGCCGCCGCCACGCTGGCGGAAGCGGACACCGTCCTGACGTCGCTGGTCGGCTTTGCCGGCCTCCGGCCGACGCTGGCCGCCATCGAGGCCGGGAAGAATATTGCCCTGGCCAACAAGGAAACGCTGGTGGCCGCCGGCGAACTCGTCACCGCAGCGGCGCGTAAACGTGGCGTCGCCATCCTGCCGGTGGACAGCGAACACAGCGCCATTTTGCAATGTCTGCAGGGAGAAGGCAGGACCGGCATACGCCGCCTCATTCTGACCGCCTCGGGCGGGCCTTTCCGGGAGCGGGCGAAGGAGACGCTGCCGAGCGTCACCGTGGCCGAATGCCTGCGCCACCCCAACTGGACGATGGGCCGCAAGATAACCGTCGATTCGGCAACGCTGGCCAACAAGGGGCTTGAGGTCATCGAGGCCCGCTGGCTGTTCGATGTCGGCTACGATAACATCGATGTCGTCGTCCATCCCCAGAGCATTATTCACTCGATGGTGGAGTTCGTGGACGGGTCGGTTATGGCCCAGCTCGGCCGCCCCGACATGCGCCTGCCTATCCAGTACGCTTTCAGCGCTCCCGACCGCTGGCCGGCCGATTTTGCCCGCCTCGATTTCGCCACCCTGACCGGCCTGACCTTCGCGCCCCCCGACACCGACCGCTTCCCGGCCCTGGCTATGGGCTACGAGGCCGGCCGGCGCGGCGGCACCGCGCCGTGTGTTTTCAACGCCGCCAACGAGGCGGCGGTCAACGCTTTTCTGGCCGGGGAGATATCTTTTACCGCTATCGCCGCGTCGATCCGCCGTGCGCTCGACGCCCACGCTACCGTCGCCGCTCCGACCTTTGAGGAGCTTTGCGCCGCGGACGAATGGGCGCGGGCGTTGGTTGCCCGGTTTATTCCCGAGCTGAAATAACCCTTGGAAGAGGTGGAAGTTTGTTAACGACCACGATTATCGCCACTATCTTTGTTCTCGGCCTGCTGGTCCTCGTGCACGAGGTCGGCCATTTCGTCACCGCCCGCCTTACCGGCATGGGGGTGCGCGAGTTCGGCATCGGCTTCGGGCCGACGCTGCTGAGCAAGAGATTCGGCGAAACGGTTTATTCTCTCAACCTCATCCCGCTGGGCGGCTTTGTCAAGATCGCCGGCATGGATCCCGACGAGGAGCAGACGGAGAAGTCCTACGGCGCCAAGCCGATCTGGGCGAGGATGCTGGTCATCGCCGCCGGCTCGCTGATGAATTTCGTGCTGCC encodes the following:
- a CDS encoding 1-deoxy-D-xylulose-5-phosphate reductoisomerase, whose protein sequence is MLKRIAILGSTGSIGTQALEVAAAHPDRFRVVALAAHHNDKLLAEQLERFRPALAVLADGEAADRLRSRYSGPARIMTGEEGLTAAATLAEADTVLTSLVGFAGLRPTLAAIEAGKNIALANKETLVAAGELVTAAARKRGVAILPVDSEHSAILQCLQGEGRTGIRRLILTASGGPFRERAKETLPSVTVAECLRHPNWTMGRKITVDSATLANKGLEVIEARWLFDVGYDNIDVVVHPQSIIHSMVEFVDGSVMAQLGRPDMRLPIQYAFSAPDRWPADFARLDFATLTGLTFAPPDTDRFPALAMGYEAGRRGGTAPCVFNAANEAAVNAFLAGEISFTAIAASIRRALDAHATVAAPTFEELCAADEWARALVARFIPELK
- a CDS encoding isoprenyl transferase, whose translation is MSRCLTDVWKKWFGRTDPQSGKAFGDLDPARVPRHVAIIMDGNGRWAQKRGLPRTFGHRAGAEALRAIVRTAAELRVGVLTTYAFSTENWKRPAEEVDLLMNLFSDYLDNEIDELNENGIRVRFSGKIEELSPGLRSKIDRAEGMTAANAGLVLNIAVNYGGRAEITRAVQLIAAQVAAGKLKPEDISDETIGRHLYTAGMPDLDLLIRPAGDQRISNFLLWQAAYAEFWFTDINWPDFRPEHLIAAVADFQRRDRRFGGLTK
- a CDS encoding phosphatidate cytidylyltransferase, yielding MLIHRVITAVIGIIVAIYVVNYGQWVFAAAALVLTMLAWHEFAAMARCRQVNTAYWLGMAGIALIWGTAWLGNARETVAVVLLIAFVVMARMVIDPERFDLQEAAVTIAGVVYVGLAFAHLVLLRFTDQSLLMATKFGPLSAGAVYLWLAFVGTWSADTFAYFVGKNFGHRKLAPKVSPGKTWEGTIGGVAGSVIGVTAMGAACALPLGHSAAIGLLVGIVAPVGDLVESSMKRFCGVKDSGKLLPGHGGVLDRFDSVMFAAPAVYYYLQLFIVR